The following coding sequences are from one Triticum dicoccoides isolate Atlit2015 ecotype Zavitan chromosome 4A, WEW_v2.0, whole genome shotgun sequence window:
- the LOC119287245 gene encoding trihelix transcription factor ASIL1-like — MEARKSAPGQPWSDGETMHLIDVYEDRWTKLRRGQLKAHQWEDVAGEVTRRCGGQRKTGTQCRHKLEKLRKRYRTEAARPVTSLWPFFRRMERLERGPVPVSTNSFPASPPASDDDQDQDLDPEEEEEDEEEQEEEDEEQEEDQEEEEEQLLVARNTGSHTRSINGLVRDAGGFRGHQQQQQQQRRPSPPAVTLSTAPPRKRVSYEAAMFQSKAAAADRAIKAEEAPAVDHGSVAGVLRDIGEGIKRLERRRMEVQWEIEQGWKETEARSNQMLQDAQRQLQDTLAALPPPGKKARRDHGSSADGL; from the coding sequence ATGGAGGCGAGGAAGAGCGCGCCGGGGCAGCCGTGGTCGGACGGCGAGACCATGCACCTCATCGACGTCTACGAGGACCGCTGGACCAAGCTGCGCCGGGGCCAGCTCAAGGCGCACCAGTGGGAGGACGTGGCTGGCGAGGTCACCCGCCGCTGCGGCGGCCAGCGCAAGACCGGCACCCAGTGCCGCCACAAGCTCGAGAAGCTCCGCAAGCGCTACCGCACCGAGGCCGCCCGCCCCGTCACCTCCCTCTGGCCCTTCTTCCGCCGCATGGAGCGCCTCGAGCGCGGCCCCGTCCCCGTCTCCACCAACTCCTTCCCCGCCTCCCCGCCCGCCTCCGACGACGACCAAGACCAGGACCTGGacccggaggaggaagaagaagatgaagaggagcaggaggaggaagacgaggagcaggaggaggaccaagaagaggaggaggagcaatTGCTCGTCGCCAGGAACACCGGCAGCCACACCAGGAGCATCAACGGCCTCGTGCGCGACGCCGGCGGCTTCAGGGgccatcagcagcagcagcagcagcaacgccgCCCTTCGCCGCCGGCTGTGACACTGTCCACCGCGCCTCCGCGCAAGAGGGTCTCCTACGAGGCCGCCATGTTCCAGTCCAAGGCCGCCGCTGCAGACAGGGCCATCAAGGCCGAGGAGGCTCCCGCCGTGGACCACGGCTCCGTAGCAGGCGTGCTGAGGGACATCGGCGAGGGAATCAAGCGGCTGGAGAGGCGGAGAATGGAGGTGCAGTGGGAGATTGAGCAGGGTTGGAAGGAGACGGAGGCCCGCAGTAATCAGATGCTCCAGGACGCCCAGCGGCAGTTACAGGACACTCTCGCCGCACTGCCGCCGCCGGGGAAGAAGGCCAGGAGGGACCATGGCAGCAGTGCAGACGGCTTGTAG